AACCGCCGTGGATGTCGAAGTCGAACTGCTGGTTGCGCGTGCGGCTCTGGCGCACCTGCCGCACGGTGTTGTAGCGCTCGCTGCGGTTGTCCTGGCGTTCCATGTTGAGGCCGCCGACCAGGGTGAGGTTGCCCAGCGCCGTGTCTCCCGCCCGCCAGGTCAGCGTCGTCGAGGCGCCGACGTGGTTCTCGGCCACGTAGCGCTCCTGCTGCGGCACGCCGGCGGAGAAGGTCACGTAGCGGCGGTCGTCCAGATCGTTCATGTACGCCTGGGCGGTCCAGTACAGGTCTTCGCCGATGACGGTTTCGGCCTGCGCCGCCACCTGGGTCATGCGGCGCTCGTCGCTGTCGAAGGCGTTGTGCGCGGGCGACATCTCCGGGTCGGCGCGCGACTGGGCGCGGGTCAGGTAGCCGGCCTCGTCCGCGGTCGCCTCGCGATGCCGCACGATCAGCCCGTAGCGGCTGGCGCCGTCGTCCGGCGAATAGAACCACTTGCCGGAAAAGCCGGCCTTCTCGGAGGCCGAGTGGTCGCGGTAGCCGTCGCTCTTCTGGTAGCTGACGGCGTAGTTCTGCGAAAAGCCGCCCTTCTCGATGCCGAGCGCCGCCTGGGCGTCGCGCGTGCCGAAGCTGCCGTAGGCCAGCCGCCCGGTCGCGTAGTTGCCGCCGCTCTTCGTCTGGATGTTGGCATTGCCGGCGATGTTGTGGAGCCCGTAGCGCGGATCGTTGGTGCCCCGCACCACCTCGATCGACTCGATGTCCAGCAGCGGCGCGAGGTCGATGTAGGGCATGTTGCCGTCGTTGCTGTTGCTCGGCACGCCGTCGATCAGCAGTTTTACCGCGTTGATCTCGCCCTCGCCGTTGAAGCCGCGCATCGAGAACTTGCCGGACGTGTTGCCCTGGCCGAATTCGGTGAGCATCACGCCCGGCACCTGGCCGAACAACTGCCAGTTGTTGGCGACCGCCTGGTCCTCGATCCGCTCGCGGGGCAGCACGTCCACCGAGGTGAGGATGCTGCGCGTGGCAAGCGGGCCGCTGGCGTCGCCCGAGACGACGACCTCGCCCAGCGTGAGGGCCGGAACATCCGCGCCGCCCTGGGCCCAGGCGGGCAAAGCGAGCGCCATGCTTACCGCCAGTGCGATCGGTTGGGGTTTCGTGAACATGGTTCGGGATCTCACTCGTTGCGTAGCCTCGACGGAGGCGGACTCTAGCAACGCAGAAAGTGAAATCTCTTGATTCCGCTCAGGAATGCCGGGCTGCGGCGAGATGTCGCAGCGGGCTTGCGGCCGTCAGAAATCGCAGGCCGGTCGGGCGGACGCCTCGCCGGTCGCCTGGGGCGCCGGCTCGCCGTAGTAGAAACCGAAGGATCGATCCCACGCCGGATGGATGTGTCCATCGCGCGCCGGAGCCTGGAACTCCAGCCCTTCGTCGCGCCGGATGCGCATCTCGTCGCAGGCGGCAGCCAGTTCGTCGAGGTTCCAGCACAGCCAGTCGTTGGTGGCCCGCGTCACATCGAAGGCCGGCTTGCAGACGACCCACGGCTCGTCGTCCGACGGCCTGGCCTGCCGCTTGAAGACCCATCCTCCATCGCAGGGCTCCGCATGCCAGGTTTCCAGCAGATCCGCATTCCGCAAGGGGTAGTCGGCGTAGAAGGCCTGGGTCATCCACCCGGAAGGGTCGTCCTGTCCGCCTTCGAGGATGCGCATCGGCGTCGCCAGGCGGGCCGAGACGATCCGGTCCTCGTCCCTGGCCATCAGGCCGCCGCCCAGCCGCAGCCGCGCGTCCAGCGCATCGAGATCGGCATCCGCCAAAAGGGCAAGCAGATCCGCACTGGTGTACCGCAACTCCGCCGATGCCGATTCCAGTCCCGGCCGCATGAACACCGCATCTCCAATCTTTCCGGTTGCCCAGCGGGCGTTGTACTGGAGGATGGCGACATTGGCTGCGGTGACCTCCCGGAGGCGGTGACGGTTGATCCGGCCTGCGGCCTGCACGAGGGAATGGGCGCTGGAAGGCTCGATGACGCCCCAGTCGAAATCGTGATCCCGGCCGATCTCCTCCACCGGCGTGGCGACGACGATGAACGGCGCGTCGGACGACCCGTTTTCGGCAAGCAGGCGCCTGATCTCCCCGTCGCGGACGATGTGCAGGTCTCCCTGCTTCCGGCTCAGCAGGGTGTCCAGCCGCCTTTCCTTCAGATGTCGCTGGATGCGGAAGTCCCGTGCGTGGTAGCAGGCCACCCGGGCATGGGGGAGGGCTGCGGAGAGGGCTCGCGCGGCGGCGACGGCGGTTCGGATGTTTGCGACGCGCACGAGGCCGAACGACAGGCGTTTGCCGCCCGGCCCCAGCCAGGCGTGCGCCTGGTGCAGGCGGGCCGCTGCTTCACCGATGGCCGCCAGGAAGGCCGTCATGCCGCGTGCCGAAACCGGCTGCACGTAAGCCTTGCGAACGGCAGCCCGGGGCGTGTCGAGCAGGGTCCGCACGTGCCTGGCGTACTGCGCGGAGAAATCCTCGTCGCTGCAGAACGTGTTCGGCCGCGTTCGATCGTCCACGATGGCGATGCCGAAGCGCATGGCCCGCTCTTCCAGCGCGCAGCGCATCTCCACGCCGCTGCGAAAGGCGCGCAGCACCGCCTCTGCGATTGGCTGGGCGAGTGTCGCGGAGGAGCAGATCACGCTTCGCCCCATCAAGCCTGCGACCTGCACCAGGCGCAGGACCGCGACCAGAGCCTTGGGTTCGTAGGCGTCGATCTCGTCGAGTATCAGATCGCTATCGGCCATGCGTATCAGGGCCGACACATGATGCCCCTGCCGTCCAGGTTCCCCGGCGTTGATCAGGTAATCGATCGTGGAAACCAGCACCGGCGTGCCGATCACCGGGCGCAAGGCGGGCCGCTCCCTGGTCAGCGCATCCATCCATCCGGGCAGGATCGCCTCGCCGCCGTGGGCGTCGTACTCGGTTGCCGGGCCGTCCGTCTCGAAGGTGCCCGCGTGAGCCGTGCCGGATGACTCGTCCGCGGCATGGAGCCGGCTCGCAATGCGGTCGCCGATCACGGTGGCAAGTTCGTCCGCGCCCAGCCCGAGGTCGCGCCGCAGTGCATCGCCGGTCTGCAGCGTGAGCGTCCGCAGGTTGAGCGCGATGGCGAACCGCGGCCGCGGTGATACGGTACATGCCAGTTTGGCGTTCGCGATGGTCTTGCCGGCGCCAGTGGCGGCGATGTTGAAGACGAGCAGGCCGCCTTCGGATTTTTCGCGCAGCCCGGCCACCGCCGCAACCGCGTGGTTCTGCCATGCAAAGCGTCCCTTCCCGTCGGCCGGAGACAGGATGTGCTCCACGGTCTCCGTCGCCAGCCCCGGCAGCCTCACGGTCGCGATCCGCCAGGCGAAGTCCGCGGCACGCGCGCCGACCGTCCGGAGATGCCAGCACAGAGGCTGGTTGAAGCGCTCCTCCCGGGTGTTGGCGAACAGCCCGCAACCCCGCGTTCCGGGCGGTAGCGTTCGTGCGGAGACTTCATGGTCGGCCAGGATCAGGGCGGCGCGGGCGAAGATCGCCGCACCGCGCCAGAACGCGGGACTGCGCTGCCCCGCCTTGCGTGCGAGACGCGCCAGGACCCGGCCGAGCAGATCGCGAATGTCTGGAGGCAGCACGCCCGCCGGGGCCAGCTCCCGGGCGCGGGAGGCATCGGCCACGTGGCGGCCGGAAGTCGGCGCGGACGTTCCGCTGTCGGGCCCGAAAAGCCGGTGGTGGGTCACCACCAGATAGTCGAGCGCGGTGGCGGCGCTTTCGACCCCGCAGTCTTCCAGTCCGCCCGGATCGCACAACGGAACGGGCCTGGCGATGGCTTTCCAAGCCCGCTCCCAGTCCTTGCCGTCGCGCCATTGCTGCATCAGGCGCATCGAGATCCATTCGTGGCGCACCGGGTCCGCCTCGCCTTTCTTCCCCGGGGCGGCGACCGCGCGGGCCAGCTTGTCGGCGAAGAAATTGCCGGCCTTGCCCAGGTCGTGCCCGAGTCCGCCCGCATGGGCGAGCAGACCGACGATGCGCAGCCAGGGCGGGGGAGGGGAGCGCTTGCGCCGCGTATGGCCCGCGGGAAAATGCCCGTCCGGCCCGAAGGCGTCCCGCGCGCCCACCACCCAGAGCAGGCGCATGCGTTCCCGTCCCTCGTTGCGATAGCACGCTACTGCAGTCTGGCGCGTGGCCGATGCCTTCAGCAGGCCGCGCAACTCGTGCAGCCCTTCCAGCGTGATGGGCGTAGCCCACGACCGCTCCCCGGTGCGGATCGCGTAACTGTCGAGAATCGCCCGGCTACGCTTGACGGCCCGCCGTTCGCAGGCGGAGATCAGGGTGACGTGCATCGAAGTTCGTCCTCGTCCGTGTTAAGTTCACCGCCGCCACCGGAGCAGGTGGTTGAGAAGTAGTGCAGCAACCAGGTCGTCCTGGACATGCCGCCGTGCAGGCGGCTTAGAGGTCGATCAGCCAGTTGCTCTACGGGCAGGCTGTGTTTGCCGCCGTGCAGGCGGTTGAGAAGTACGTCGGTTCCTGGATAAAGGTTCTGCAAGAACTTGCCGCTGCTCGGGCGAAAGGAAACCTATGGCGCTATTATTGCCTAGTGAAGAATACAGGTAAAATTATGGCGCATACGATGTGCCTGATAGCGTCACCCTTTTGATCAAGGAGCGTCGATGGCCCGCAAGAAGAAATCCCCCGCCCCCGAACCCCCGGAGTGGGTCGAACTACCCCACGAGTTGTATGTGAAGACCAGCTCGCAACTCGTCACCTTCTCCCACAAGACGGCCAACTCCAACATTCCGGCCGGGGGTGTTCGCCTGTCCCGGGCGCAGGCGCTGCGGCTCCCTTACGTTGCTGCCCGTACGCTGCTTGGCGCGGGCGAGACGCCGGCGCTGGACTACGTCGCCAATGCCGGCAAGACGGCGACCGCGGTCAAGCAGCTCGAACAGCTCCGCGAAGGCCGTGCCGCAGCCTCGCCGGACGACGCCCGGCGCCTGCTCGACACGCTCGCCGAGGCGACGGCGAACGGCTGCGAGATCGGGACGGACAAGGTTTCGCTGCGGGCCAGGCAGCTTCTGCTGCCGCGGCCGGATGGCGGCTACGTGGCCGTCACTCCCCTCGGAGCCGGCGGCGTGAGCCTTCGGCTCCGCGAAGCGGTGCGCGCCCACAACGAGCGGCAGCGGGAGACACCCCTGTTGCAGCGCATCCCGGTGGCCGTGTTCGGCCTCGGCGGCGCCAATCCGCAGAACGTGGGGTCTCTGGTCCGGGAAATGCAGCGTCCGCTGGTGTTCTTCGCCCCCGTCGAGAAACGGCAGCTCAAGGCGGCGCTCGCTCTTCATTTCCAGGGGGCGGCGATCAGGCTGCCCCGTGATTTGCTGCTGGCGTTCCGGGCATGGTGCTCGGCCAGCCGGGCGCGCAACGGCGGCAGGATTCCGACCGACATGCATACCCGCGACGAGGAGATCGAGCACATCCGCGGCATCGCCCGCGCCATCCTGCTGCAGGGACAGAGGGCATGTCAGCGACTGCTGGCCCACCGGGACATCCTGCCGGCGGACGGCGTGCCATTGGTGTCGGCGGAGGCCGATCCGGTCGCCCGCGGCCTCGTCGATCCCGATCTGCGCGGCAAGGACTGGCCACGCGCCTTCGCCGTCCGCCTTGCCTACCTGATTGCCGACCATCGCTTCAGCGACGGGAGGGAGGAATTCCACTTCGACCAGGCGGACATTCATGAGCTGCAGGACATGATCGAGGAGGCCGCCCGGTGACTTATCTGCTCCTGCCCCGGCTGCGCATCCGCGCGGCCAACGCCATGGCAGGCAACTACGCGATCAACGCTGCGCCGGTGATGGCGATCAACCTCTTCGTCCACAACCTCGGGCTCAAGACGGCCTGCCGGCCCAGGCGGGTCGCCATCCTGCATCACGACGCGCAACTGCTCGGCGAGTATGGCAGCGACGGCTTCTACGACTTCCATCCCCAGCAGCGGCGCGGCGCTACCTTCATCGACGCGGTGGACTACTCGTCGAAGAACCCCCATGCCCTGTCCCTGCAGCCGACTGCCAGTTGCCACCTCACGCTTTCGCTGCTGGTGGAGATCGACGGGCGCATCAACCGCGAGCGGATCGCCCGCTTCCTGCGGACCGCGCGCATCGCGGGCGGCTGCATCGATGGATTCGGCGAGCCGGATTCCGCCGACGAACTGGATGCCATCCGGTTGCCCAAGGGCTTCTGGATCGTCGAGCGCAGTGACCTGATGGCGCTCGACGACAACCCGGTGGAGGCGCTCGTCCAGGTCATCGGCCGTGCGCCCAGGCGGCATGTCCGGCCGCCGGAAGACCCGGATGCCTCGCCGCTTCCGCTGCCCGAATCCTGGCTCGCCGCCACCGTGCTCGGCTATGCCATGACCACACCCTTTGCCATGCGCGACGGCGTGCGGCAGACGGACCACGGCCCTTCCGCCGGCAACCCGCTCCACGCCTTCTGCGAACCGCTGCTCGGCCTCGTCCAGTACGTCTCCACCGGCGACTACGGAAGGCGCCCCATCCCGTTCTGGGAACACACCTGGCTGCAGGACGACGTGTTCGTCGTTCGCCAATCCAATCCCTGTAAAGGAGTCGCTCCATGAACGCACCCGAATTCAAGAAGCTGCCCGGCGTCCTGTCCTTCCAGCGCGGGCTCGTCATCACCGACGCGCTTTTCTTCAATGTGCTCGACGACACCCAGACGCCGGTCATGGTCGTGCGCCACGGCATCCGCGGCACCCAGAACGTCAACAAATACGGCGACGCGGCCCGGAGCACGGCGGCCAACGCCAGGCGGGAAGAAGTCTCGAACATCCAGACCACCGACACCGCCAAGCTCGACGAGTATGCCCGGGCGCTGGCCGTACGTTTCAGCCTGCGCTTCCTGAACCTCGACAACGTGCTCTTTGCCTGCGCGCCGTCCAGCACGGATGCCGACGACCTGGTGCGCAACTACCGCGACAGCGTGACCGGCTTCATCGAACGAGCCAAGCAGTCCGCAGGTGTTGGCGAGGTCGCGGCACGCTTTGCCCGCAACATCGCCAACGGCCGCTGGCTCTGGCGCAACCGGACGATTGCGCGGACGATCGAGGTCGGCGTGAGCGTCGCCGGGAAATCCGTGGCGAAATTCGACGCGCTCGCGGTGCCCTTCAGCCACTTCGACGACATCACCGACGATGAAGGCCGGATCGCCTCGTTGATCGCGGACGGCCTGCGTGGTGACGATGATGCCGGGCTCGACATCGAGGCGCGGCTCGACTTCGGCCTGCGTGGGGCCATCGAAGTTTTCCCCTCCCAGAACTATGTCGAAAACAAGCCGCGCGGGTTTGCCCGCCCTCTGTACTGCCTCGGCTCCCCCGAGCGCGGCGGCCGCGACAGCGGCATGGACTTTGCGAGTACCCGGGTGATGGGGCATGCGGCATTGCGCGACCAGAAGCTCGGCAATGCCCTGCGCACCATCGATACCTGGTACCCCCGCTATCGCGAATACGGCCGTCCGCTGCCGGTGGAGCCCAATGGCGCCAGCCTCGAGGCACAGGAATTCTTCCGTGACAAGAAGACCTCGGCCTTCGAATTCGCCCGACGCCTCAACACCCTCGACCCGGCCTCGCCGGAAGGCATGTTCATGATCGCCAGCCTGATTCGCGGCGGCGTGTTTTCCGGAGGCAAGGAGTGATGGAGGCCCGCTGCTACGTAGACATCGACCTTGGCCGCCGGGCCTCGCCGATGGCGGCGGCCGTCGTCCTGAGGCTGATGCACGGAGTTTTCCGGCAGCGACCCGGACAGTACGCGCTGGCGCTGCCGGACTACCCGCGCACCTTTCCCAGGATGCGCATCTTTGCCGGGTCGCGCGAGGGGCTGGACTACCTCGTCGCGGCAACGGACGGCCATCCCGCGTTCGGCGCGAACGGCCGTTTCGGCTATCCGAAAGCGGTACCCGGCGATTTCGCGGGGCCGTGGGTCAGCTATCGGCGCTACCGCATCCCGGCCCGCAAGGCGGAGCGAAAGCCGGACGGAAGCTTGCGCCTGCGCCGCATCCGGATGGCGGACGAGGCCAGGCTGCCGTATTTGCCCCTGCGCAGCGAAAGCAACGGCAATGCATGGCGCCTCTACGTCCAGGCCATCGAGGCGTCGGCCGGCGGCCCTGCGGAGCCGGATGCCTACGGCCTCGCCACCGCATCGAGACCCTTTGGCCTGCCGGTCCTGCCATGAGCGCGCCTCGTGCCAAACCCCGGCAGATACTCCTCTCCAGGCGAGCCAATATCTTCTATCTCGAGCATGCCAGGGTGCTCCAGAGGGATGAGCGGATCGTCTGGCTCACCGAGAGCGGGGAAGACGTAGAGCAATACTTCAACCTCCCCGAACGAAACACGGCGCTGCTCCTTCTTGGAAAGGGCACCTCCATCACCGACGCCGCCATGCGCCGTCTGGCCGAATCCAACGTGCTGGTGGGTTTCTGCGGCAGCGGCGGCTCCCCGCTCTTCGCCGTCACCGAACCGGTATTCCTGACACCGCAGAGCGAATACCGCCCGACGGAATACATGCAGAGCTGGGTTCGCCTCTGGATGAACGACAGCCATCGCCTCGAACTGGCCAAGGCGTTGATCGCCGAACGCATCTCGCTCACCGAGAAGGCATGGGGCAGGAACGCCGACCTCCTGCAAAGGCGGATCGTTCTGCCCCCCGCTGCCGCCGAGAAACTCCGCCAGCGCAGCGCCGCCATCGCCGATGTGCAAACCCTGCTGCTTGCCGAGGCCGAATGGGCGCGGGCGCTCTACGCCAGCCTGTCGGCGGGCTACGGCCTGCAGTTCACCCGCAACGAGGGCGCCGGTGCCCGGGCAAGCAAGGAGGATCGGATCAATTCCTTTCTCGACCACGGCAACTACATCGCCTACGGTCTCGCCGCAGTCGCCCTCAACGGACTCGGCATCAGCTACGCCTTCCCGCTCCTGCACGGCAAGACCCGCCGCGGCGCACTCGTGTTCGACATTGCAGACCTGATCAAGGACGCCTACGTGATGCCTCTGGCCTTCGAGTGCGGCGCAGATACTCGAATCAAAGACAATACCTTCCGTGCCCGCCTCATCGAGGTCTTGCAGGAAGCCGACGCATTGGATTTCCTGTTTGGCTTCGTCAAGACTCTGTCAGAGAAATATCCCTGAAATCATAGGCTTGGGGAAGCCGGATAAAATGAAGCCTGGAGCCTTCGCTGGTGCGTAAGGGGCTGTTTATAGGGGAGTTTGCGAAAGATTCGTTCAGTTTGCCGCCGCGTAGGCGGTTGAGAAGAGGAAGGCCGCGATACGCGCCGGCGTCACGATGTTTGCCGCCGCGTAGGCGGTTGAGAAGTGCTTCAAGCAGGCGTTTTTTTTCGGCGAAGAGTTTGCCGCCGCGTAGGCGGTTGAGAAGCGGTTCGTGTCCGACTCGTGCGCGTGCATACCGTTTGCCGCCGCGTAGGCGGTTGAGAAGACTTGCAGTCTGCCGCCCTGCTCCACTTCAGGGTTTGCCGCCGCGTAGGCGGTTGAGAAGTTATCTGTCCTATTATTAGGACATCGGAAGGGGTTTGCCGCCGCGTAGGCGGTTGAGAAGAATGCGCCGGCGGTCGTTGCGGCGGTGATTGCGTTTGCCGCCGCGTAGGCGGTTGAGAAGTGTCACCATCGTGTTTGGTGACAGGTGGGGATGTTTGCCGCCGCGTAGGCGGTTGAGAAGTTGTCCATCAGGGTCTGCAATGGGCGAGGTTAGTTTGCCGCCGCGTAGGCGGTTGAGAAGTTGCACGGCGGTTCTCGGCATTCCCCCGTATTGTTTGCCGCCGCGTAGGCGGTTGAGAAGTGGTCGAGCATGTTTATATGTACTCGGATGGTGTTTGCCGCCGCGTAGGCGGTTGAGAAGACTGAAAAGACTGAGTAGAAAAGCCCCTAGACGTTTGCCGCCGCGTAGGCGGTTGAGAAGTATGTATGATGGTATTCGTAGGGTTCAGACGTGTTTGCCGCCGCGTAGGCGGTTGAGAAGATCGCCACCTGAGCCCCATCCGACAAACTTTCGTTTGCCGCCGCGTAGGCGGTTGAGAAGTGGTCGCCGGTGCGGCCGACGAGTCGAAACCCGTTTGCCGCCGCGTAGGCGGTTGAGAAGACAGACGAAGGCTGCTTTACTGGCCGCTGCGAGTTTGCCGCCGCGTAGGCGGTTGAGAAGATTCGGAGAGCGACTGAGGTTCGCTCTGGCCCGTTTGCCGCCGCGTAGGCGGTTGAGAAGAAGGCCGGCCGCAGGCGCCATCAGCAGGGTTCGTTTGCCGCCGCGTAGGCGGTTGAGAAGTAACCCCCGGACGACATTCAAAACCCGTCGAAGTTTGCCGCCGCGTAGGCGGTTGAGAAGACCCGGGTTCGTCGTCGTCGTCGTCTGATTATGTTTGCCGCCGCGTAGGCGGTTGAGAAGATTTCCTGAAAGGCATCAGTGACCGCCTTATCGTTTGCCGCCGCGTAGGCGGTTGAGAAGGCGATCACTGCCGCCCCGATACATGCCAGGGCGTTTGCCGCCGCGTAGGCGGTTGAGAAGTCTGTGCAGCCGCCGGCTTCTTTTTTGGAGCCGTTTGCCGCCGCGTAGGCGGTTGAGAAGTGCTTGCGGGCGGGGATGGGCTGCGCAACAGGGTTTGCCGCCGCGTAGGCGGTTGAGAAGAAAGACGAATGCCATACCCATCGCGAGAACAAGTTTGCCGTCGCGTAGGCGGTTGAGAAGGTAGCAAGTCCGCAACATCTCGTCACTCTCGGGTTTGCCGCCGCGTAGGCGGTTGAGAAGTGGTTGAGTTCGAGTGTCGGCGCGCGCCGGGTGTTTGCCGCCGCGTAGGCGGTTGAGAAGAACGCCTCGAACGCGGCGCCGAATGGTCCGACGTTTGCCGCCGCGTAGGCGGTTGAGAAGGAACAGATGCGGGACATTGGCGGCAGCGATCAGTTTGCCGCCGCGTAGGCGGTTGAGAAGAACAAGGAACTCCGCGTCGTCGCTCAGTTGCAGTTTGCCGCCGCGTAGGCGGTTGAGAAGAATTGGATGCGGTCGAGCAGCAGTGACTGCATGTTTGCCGCCGCGTAGGCGGTTGAGAAGTGGACCAGATAAAGGAGCAGAACGGGTTGAAGAGCCGAAACCAGACCATTGCACTGCTTATTGATCTAGCTTGGCAGAGCAGCAATACATGACTAAGCGTCAACTACCAGACTAGCGTTAATATCATTATGCTAACGAACATCTCCTTCCTGCTTTCTAAGAAGAGCCATGACAAGCTAAGTGACCTCTCACGAAGAGGAACTAAGACCTCAGCATTAATAGAGGCCATAGAAACCTACACGGATGACCAGCTAACCTACACACCTGCACGTACCACAAGCTTTAATCTGCCGCCAGAGATAATCTTTAAGCTTGACGAGATAAAGGCAAAGAACAATCTTAAGAGCAGGAATCAGACAGTAGAGATGCTCATAGATTTGCTATGGGCCAAGCACATTAAAGGCCCCTTATGAAGCCCAGACCCATTGCTATAGCCGCTATAGCCGTCACCGTAGTAGCCCTGCTATTGGTAGCTTTCAGGGCACCTATAAGAGTTGCAGTGACACGCTTGGCGGGTCCTGAAGAAGCCTGCCTAGACAGTCTTAGGTTGTCCTTGAAAG
This DNA window, taken from Thauera sp. K11, encodes the following:
- a CDS encoding type I-F CRISPR-associated endoribonuclease Cas6/Csy4, yielding MAAAVVLRLMHGVFRQRPGQYALALPDYPRTFPRMRIFAGSREGLDYLVAATDGHPAFGANGRFGYPKAVPGDFAGPWVSYRRYRIPARKAERKPDGSLRLRRIRMADEARLPYLPLRSESNGNAWRLYVQAIEASAGGPAEPDAYGLATASRPFGLPVLP
- the csy3 gene encoding type I-F CRISPR-associated protein Csy3 is translated as MNAPEFKKLPGVLSFQRGLVITDALFFNVLDDTQTPVMVVRHGIRGTQNVNKYGDAARSTAANARREEVSNIQTTDTAKLDEYARALAVRFSLRFLNLDNVLFACAPSSTDADDLVRNYRDSVTGFIERAKQSAGVGEVAARFARNIANGRWLWRNRTIARTIEVGVSVAGKSVAKFDALAVPFSHFDDITDDEGRIASLIADGLRGDDDAGLDIEARLDFGLRGAIEVFPSQNYVENKPRGFARPLYCLGSPERGGRDSGMDFASTRVMGHAALRDQKLGNALRTIDTWYPRYREYGRPLPVEPNGASLEAQEFFRDKKTSAFEFARRLNTLDPASPEGMFMIASLIRGGVFSGGKE
- the cas1f gene encoding type I-F CRISPR-associated endonuclease Cas1f, whose translation is MSAPRAKPRQILLSRRANIFYLEHARVLQRDERIVWLTESGEDVEQYFNLPERNTALLLLGKGTSITDAAMRRLAESNVLVGFCGSGGSPLFAVTEPVFLTPQSEYRPTEYMQSWVRLWMNDSHRLELAKALIAERISLTEKAWGRNADLLQRRIVLPPAAAEKLRQRSAAIADVQTLLLAEAEWARALYASLSAGYGLQFTRNEGAGARASKEDRINSFLDHGNYIAYGLAAVALNGLGISYAFPLLHGKTRRGALVFDIADLIKDAYVMPLAFECGADTRIKDNTFRARLIEVLQEADALDFLFGFVKTLSEKYP
- a CDS encoding TonB-dependent receptor — protein: MALALPAWAQGGADVPALTLGEVVVSGDASGPLATRSILTSVDVLPRERIEDQAVANNWQLFGQVPGVMLTEFGQGNTSGKFSMRGFNGEGEINAVKLLIDGVPSNSNDGNMPYIDLAPLLDIESIEVVRGTNDPRYGLHNIAGNANIQTKSGGNYATGRLAYGSFGTRDAQAALGIEKGGFSQNYAVSYQKSDGYRDHSASEKAGFSGKWFYSPDDGASRYGLIVRHREATADEAGYLTRAQSRADPEMSPAHNAFDSDERRMTQVAAQAETVIGEDLYWTAQAYMNDLDDRRYVTFSAGVPQQERYVAENHVGASTTLTWRAGDTALGNLTLVGGLNMERQDNRSERYNTVRQVRQSRTRNQQFDFDIHGGFIQAVLRPTKDLTITPAYRVDAVSGSYANRLNGTNYDINDYGLIEQPKLSAVYKLAEGYSLYGNWGRSFQVGVGTAAYKVNQADDLAPSINEGWEAGMKFRPLGWLEGRVAVWRQTASNEARRRLNDPANDAENIGETRRQGVDVQLNAQPTAKLGLWAGAALQRSKILKADAASVQTEGKEIDHVPHLLYNLGADYRPSDALRLSAWMQGQSGYYLERTNTTGKFGGYALVNVSAAYRVSKAVEVELQVRNLGDRYYEYVWYDGSQSLHAPGSPRSIHAMLTARF
- a CDS encoding P-loop NTPase family protein, which codes for MHVTLISACERRAVKRSRAILDSYAIRTGERSWATPITLEGLHELRGLLKASATRQTAVACYRNEGRERMRLLWVVGARDAFGPDGHFPAGHTRRKRSPPPPWLRIVGLLAHAGGLGHDLGKAGNFFADKLARAVAAPGKKGEADPVRHEWISMRLMQQWRDGKDWERAWKAIARPVPLCDPGGLEDCGVESAATALDYLVVTHHRLFGPDSGTSAPTSGRHVADASRARELAPAGVLPPDIRDLLGRVLARLARKAGQRSPAFWRGAAIFARAALILADHEVSARTLPPGTRGCGLFANTREERFNQPLCWHLRTVGARAADFAWRIATVRLPGLATETVEHILSPADGKGRFAWQNHAVAAVAGLREKSEGGLLVFNIAATGAGKTIANAKLACTVSPRPRFAIALNLRTLTLQTGDALRRDLGLGADELATVIGDRIASRLHAADESSGTAHAGTFETDGPATEYDAHGGEAILPGWMDALTRERPALRPVIGTPVLVSTIDYLINAGEPGRQGHHVSALIRMADSDLILDEIDAYEPKALVAVLRLVQVAGLMGRSVICSSATLAQPIAEAVLRAFRSGVEMRCALEERAMRFGIAIVDDRTRPNTFCSDEDFSAQYARHVRTLLDTPRAAVRKAYVQPVSARGMTAFLAAIGEAAARLHQAHAWLGPGGKRLSFGLVRVANIRTAVAAARALSAALPHARVACYHARDFRIQRHLKERRLDTLLSRKQGDLHIVRDGEIRRLLAENGSSDAPFIVVATPVEEIGRDHDFDWGVIEPSSAHSLVQAAGRINRHRLREVTAANVAILQYNARWATGKIGDAVFMRPGLESASAELRYTSADLLALLADADLDALDARLRLGGGLMARDEDRIVSARLATPMRILEGGQDDPSGWMTQAFYADYPLRNADLLETWHAEPCDGGWVFKRQARPSDDEPWVVCKPAFDVTRATNDWLCWNLDELAAACDEMRIRRDEGLEFQAPARDGHIHPAWDRSFGFYYGEPAPQATGEASARPACDF
- a CDS encoding type I-F CRISPR-associated protein Csy2, with amino-acid sequence MTYLLLPRLRIRAANAMAGNYAINAAPVMAINLFVHNLGLKTACRPRRVAILHHDAQLLGEYGSDGFYDFHPQQRRGATFIDAVDYSSKNPHALSLQPTASCHLTLSLLVEIDGRINRERIARFLRTARIAGGCIDGFGEPDSADELDAIRLPKGFWIVERSDLMALDDNPVEALVQVIGRAPRRHVRPPEDPDASPLPLPESWLAATVLGYAMTTPFAMRDGVRQTDHGPSAGNPLHAFCEPLLGLVQYVSTGDYGRRPIPFWEHTWLQDDVFVVRQSNPCKGVAP